AGAAATCTctaaccaaaatgaaataaactgctCAGCTCTGCTAACTGGCCTCCTCAGCCCTCAGGACAACACAAGGGAAAGAGCACCAGGCCAGGAGTCAAGACCTAGTTTACTCCCCTCCTGGCAATGAGACTTTGGGTAAGACCTTTTCTCTAGTCTCAGTCTCCTCTCTctaaaatggggggaggggaaggtgggaTTTGAAGGAGCTGATCTCTATGATCCCTGAAATCTGTAATTATATGGGGTTATTGGACACTTCATCAAATCCCTAAGATTAAACCCACATAAATTACAGAGAATCGGAAGGCCAAGAGGTTAGCATCCCTTCTGCAGACTCCAAATTAAGGGTGAGGGATTGAGGATTCCAGGTAGGTATATATTCTTTCCAGCTTGCCTTTGGAGGAAGAATAGAatggaaatacataaaattaccTTCTGTGTGCCACAGAGAAATATGGAGATATACCCCCTACACTCTACAATTCTCCTTTCTCACCTTCGAAGATCCTAGAAGACTCACATCTAAGTAGATGGAGTGAGACAGATTTGAAACAAGCTCATTACAATGTCCTCATCTGAATGAACACTTTCTTCAAAGTAGTCCTTCTGAGACTTTGAGAAATTCTTCCTGTGGGACAGTAATTCCTCCCTGTATTTGTAAAGGTCCTCTTGGGGAAGCAAACCAGCCTCATGGTTTAGCTCTCATACCTTGGCTTTCATCCCAAGTGACAATTCTCAATTCGATCACTACTGTATTTTCTACACTTGGCCCTAAGCAACTTCCAGCCATTTCCGAAAAATCATATTCTTCCTTCAAAAGATGGAGGTTTCCCTCAATGATGATGTTCAAGAAAACACACCCCACACTCCGAGGACAATTTCCTACAATGTTTTGAGCAGTGGAATCATCAGCAAGTGATATAACACCTCCTGCAGGGAGTCTCTTTGAAGAGGCCCACACTTGTTGAATGCCCTGAGGTGCTTATTTTGAAAAACCATCTCTACTATATGATCATCACATTTTCCCTACTCTTTCTCATTCCTGGAGGGCTCCAAACTTTTCCTAACCTCAccagccctcctcctccactccTGCTATATCCTGACCTCACTCTCCCCAGCCCAACTCTTTCCTGCCTGCAATTAGGCAAATGCCCAAGTTGCTGAATCTTCAAAATCTGCCTTCAATCGAAaggtaggtgggggtggggactttAACGGGTCCTGGAATACAGTCTCAGCAGTTCTCTTACCCAAAGTTCCCTTCTCCGGTTCTTAGAGCAAGATGTCTGTCCTAGCTAAACATTTCAAAGGGGCCCAGGGATTTATTCCCATTGGACATAGAACCAGAACCCTtcctgcatggggggggggggtagcaggTGGAGACTTGCCCTCCCAAGACCCATGCCGTCCACCACCCACATTTCAACACTGAATAGACATTATAGACATTCATATCTTCCTAAGCTGCTTTATCTTAATACAGAACTTCAAAGTTTACAAGATACTCTTTCATTTGTTCTTGGAATCTTCTCcattgttttacagatgaggaagcctaGCTTCAGAGAAGTAAAGTGAAACACCCAAGTTGATAATATCAGCAAGATAAAGGTCAAAGTCAGATTTCCTgattcccccaactcatgctcttttTGATACAATAGAAATTGCTCATTCCTAAAGTAACCCCTCATTCAGATAATTATTTCCCCTAAGACAGCCAAAAGAGACTCTCAGAGACCCTTAGACACTTTAACATAACACTAACCCATCAGTAATTACAGTCTGCCCATATCCAAGCACACAAACTCAAAGACCTAGTTCTAAGGCTTTGCCTCCTGCCCCAAGGTGTTTCTCTCATAAATCCCCTCCCCAGTGGCTGCTGAGGGACAGCCAAGGAGGTGTGTCTTTAGACAGAGGAGCAGAATCTCTCTGACCCCTCCAAGAAGGGGTCCTGGAAGGAAGAAGCCCGGTCTTCGGCGCCTGTTCTAGgggtcccacccccacccctcccctacCTGCCAAGAGCTGCATCCAGGCGCAGATCTTGTAGACCGTGGCCGTGTTGCAGAAGAAGAAAAGCGCAAAGCAGGTGATACAGCCGAGGATCAGCACCATGGAGAGCAGCACGAAGAAGGCGGCTGCCTTGAAGGCGCCGGACGGGATGGTGCTGAAGTCGGTGAAGGAGCCTCGGCAGGTGAGCTCGCGGCCCGCCAGCCCGCTGCCCACACAGTAGTGGAAGAGGCCGAAGTAGCCAGGCTTGGGGGTGCTCACGCTGTCGCCCACCCAGTAGGGCTGGATGAAGACCACCACGTTGATGATGGCGAAGCAGATGGTGAAGATGGCCCATAGCACGCCGATGGCCCTCGAGTTCCGCATGTAGTGCTCGTGGTAGAGCTTGGAGGCCTCCTGCGAGGGCAGCATGGtgcccgggggcggggccggcggcggcgacggcggcTGGCGGGGGCCGCCGGCCCGGGACCGACCGCCGGGCTGCCGGGCTGACGGGCGGAAGCTGGGGACGCACGCGAGAAGCGGCCCTGAGCCAAGGAAC
The sequence above is a segment of the Meles meles chromosome 20, mMelMel3.1 paternal haplotype, whole genome shotgun sequence genome. Coding sequences within it:
- the LHFPL4 gene encoding LHFPL tetraspan subfamily member 4 protein, with protein sequence MLPSQEASKLYHEHYMRNSRAIGVLWAIFTICFAIINVVVFIQPYWVGDSVSTPKPGYFGLFHYCVGSGLAGRELTCRGSFTDFSTIPSGAFKAAAFFVLLSMVLILGCITCFALFFFCNTATVYKICAWMQLLAALCLVLGCMIFPDGWDAETIRDMCGAKTGKYSLGDCSVRWAYILAIIGILNALILSFLAFVLGNRQTDLLQEELKQENKDFVGSTVSSVLRPGGDVSGWGVLPCPVAHSQGP